Part of the Bacteriovorax stolpii genome, CTGGATCGTTTCTGTAAAATGGATATTAACGATGAAGTGCAGTTTAAAAACATTTTTTATTCGACAACGAAAGCGCAAAACGACTTAAACCAGATGGCAGGTCTTCCGGCCGTGCCTCAAGATGTTTTAAGCAAGATCAACGAAATGAGTTCAAGCGAATGGCGTGATATGTGGTGGGGGATTGGTTCCGGTGTCGCCGGAGTGGCCGCCATTATCGTCGGTGGTGCGTGTACGACTTTATCCGGTGGTATCTGTGCTCCGCTTGGTGGTGCGATGGCAGTTGCCGGCTTAGCTTCCCTGGGAATTCAGATCAAGCTAACTGGAAACGAACTGGAGAGAAAAGCTGAGGCCGATGTTTCAGAGGCCCAAATCAAAGTGATGGAGGATTTAGGTTTTGCCAACACAGGTAGCGCGGATGAAGTTCACCGCTCATACGCTTGGGCGGCTTTTGAGGCCATTAGTATTTTCCCTCTGATTGGTGTCGCGACCAGATCACTCGCTCTTGGACCTAAACTTGTGTACGTCTCAACTCAGTCGATGATGAGACAAACGGGTAAAGCTTCTTTTAAAGCAGCGGCTAAATCAGTGACTCAGGAAGAAGAAGTAAGAGCCGCTCACTTTTTATTAGGGTTTTCTAATACAGCAAAGAACGTAGGTGTGGATGCTAAAACTCTACAAAATGCGACGACCAAGATCTCAAAAATCAGAAAGCTTTATACTTCAGGTGAAATTAGTATGGAGCAAATGATGTCGCGAATTGGAGCAGTCCTTGATCCAATCAAGCGTGCTAAACTTGCTGTGGCCAAAACAGTAAAAGCTGAAATTGGTAGAGTCACGATTAAAGAATCAAAAGAGCAGATCGACCGTCAGGCCGCGACTATGATGGCCAACTATTTTGGGGATAACCCGAAAGAGATGCTTCGCCTAGTTCAAGGTTACTCTGGTGAGCGCTTAAATAAAGCTGTTCGTATCATGGGAGAAATTAATTCGACGGATAGAATTGGAAGACGCATTCCAATCTATAGTGGAGTGAAGGATTGGTTCCTGCGCATGAGAAACGAATCCTTAGCGAAAAACGCCGCGAAAATCCTACGTATTGAAAAAGAACTCAATGCGATGGGAAGCAGACCTGGACAGCTCAATGCTTATATCAATAAGAACATTGAAGACCTGACAGATATCTTTATCGATATCCCAATGAGAAAACGCGAAATTCCATATTTCGTTTTTGTTCAGGGGATGCCGGAGTTTAACTTCATCAAGGGAAGAAAGATTCCGCTTTTAAGTATGATGTCTGAAGGACAAACTTTACGCAGACTAGTGACAGCGAGAGCGCGCCTGGTACATGAGACTTATAAGTCGCAGGCGAGACTAACGTTGAAGCTAAAACGTTATGTAAAATCAGAAACGGCGTATGATGCTTTCAAGTCATTCCAGCTATCTGTTGCTGAGATGGCCAACCGTAAGACGGCTGCAGAGTCAGTTAAGGTTATGTCTCAATACCGTGCGGTTGAAGAGGCGATGACGAGAAAACTTTATGTAAGCTTTTCTAAGAGTGGTCAGAAAATGGAGTACAAGGCCTTTAAGGAATTGATCCTAAATCCTGCGACTCTTAAAGATAAAGCGACGGCCGAAGTTATCTGGGAATCCGTCCCAGCTGACGAGCTTCTTGGAATGAAAGAAGTAGGTGAGTTCGCTCACCGAGCTGTGCAGGAGCTGGCGAAGTATTCAGACATCGATTCATTTGAGCGATACTTAAATGCACTGAAAGTTTTAACAATCAACCGCAATGCCGCTGTTCTTGAAGTCATGTAATTACTTTTTGTTCAGGTGGTTTTTAAGATTAAGGGCGACATTTTCAAGATGTTTGAAATTGTCCCCTTGTCTTAATTTCAATTCTCTTTGATCCCCATTAAGTAAGTCTTCAACATACTTCTCAAAGGCGTAGAGAGGTCCTGCAGTTCTTTGTGATAAAAGCAGCCCGGCAATAAAGGAAACAGCTGTAAAGAGCAGAGTGATCGCCAGGTAACTGATAGCAAAACCAATGACAGTCGATTTACTGTGAATGTTAATTGATTGAAGAGTTAGTGTTAAGTACGAAAGAGAGAAGAGTCCTAAGACTAAACATGTGCATAGTGAGATGGTCGCAAACTTTAAAGCGAACTTCATCTGTTCTTTGGCATTAACCAGACCAAAACCTCTTTGATTCTCTGGATACCAGATGATTTTTTCTTTTGTAATCAATTTAACGACAATGATCGCAGCTCCAAACCATTGAAAGACATCCGCGGGATTAAAAACGATAGGAGGCAATCCCGGGATTTGCATGGGAAGAAAGTCTAATGTCCCGCCATGAATCGCACGGTCGACAACATTTCCTAAAACACCACCAGAAAGAAGTCCTAACCCGGCTTTTAAAAGTAGAAGTTCTGCAGGAAGGAGAATGATCATCATGACATAAACGAAAACTAAGAGCCCACCCATTGAGCAGAGAGTGACTAACGTCAAACTGGCCGGCAGGTCTTGAAGAGTTCCAAAAATAAATCCGCGATTGATATGGGCCGATTCCCCCGTCATCATTTGAGCTTTCCAGACAAAATCGATGACGAGGACAAGGGCGAATAAGCAAAGAGAAATCAGAATACCTTTTTTAAACATTATTTACCTGAGAGATTTTTCCAAATTGTAATCTGGCCTTCGATTTCTGCGGCGTTGGAATTACAATCGCTCCAGCAGTTATGTCTATTCGTTTTAAGTTTTGTAGAAATTTTAGAGCTTCCAATGTTAGTGAAATTCACCAGTCCACTTTCAACCACATTCGTGTGAGCTGTGGTTACGTTAGAGTGAGCGTGGAGAGGAGGCTGACTGTCGCCGTGGCAGTTCACGCAACGAGTGCGAAGAACCGGCCAGAGAGTCTGCTTAAATCCATCGACAGATGAAATTTTCGTCACTGGATTTGTCGGAGTTGTCCCCGTTCCAGTTGTCGGAGTAGTTGTCGTTGGCGCCTCAGATGTCCCAATGTGATCAAAAGCAAATGAAAGTTTGTCGCTGTCTAATCCCTTATCCTTTAAAAGAATCATTGAGTAATTTGAAAGGACGCCATCCGCCGCTGAGACTTTTTTATTCACGACCGTGTAAGTCGCATGTTGTGGATTGTACGAACCATTTACCAGAACTTTTAGTGATTTAACGTAAATGTCTTGAGTGGTCCTGATTCTTGGATTGGTTAGCTTGTAGCTGTACATATCGTATTCTTCGATATCAATATCCAGCATTGACCCACTCACGCCAGAAAGAGAAGAGATGGGCATGCTGATCGTAGACTTCAAGGCCTTGCTTGCATTTGGATCAAACATCGGGTCATTAGTAATCGTGATCTTTGATATTTTTAAACCATCATCGCGCTGTCGAAGTTCAACTCCAAAGTTAGATCCTCCGGCAATATAAAATGGAGAATCCTGGTATGAAGTTGTATTGGTTACTTCACGCCATTCAAAACCTTTTGTCAGTGTTCTGATGTGCCATTCTTTTGTATCTGAACCGGCAACTTTAACATAAACAGAATCAGAGTTGGCGTCTGGTGCGTTTACTAACATGTACACTTTGTAGAAATCTGAATTTGTCAGCTTGAAGTTCACATACGCTAAACCGGCATCAGCACTTGTCAGGTTTTTTGTCCCTGTTCCTTCAGGTGCCCAGATATAACTAGTTCCATTATCTGTTGCTTTAACCATTGGTGTGCGCAGTGATCCGCTTTCTGCCATCAGAGTGATGGTTCCCTGATCAATCAGGTTTTCCGGACTGAGGATTTCAGCGATTGTTTTTGTTTCAGCAGTCGTGTGAGTTGAAACATTTGATGAATCTGTAGCATCTGGTGCCTTTTCATCAATAATGCGTTTCCATTCAGTAATCTCTTCCTGCATCTCATTGGCATTGGCCGTACAGTCACCCCAGCAGTTGTGACGTTCATTTTTAAGTTTTAAGACCATGCGTGAGCTAGGAATGTTACTGAAATCGATTTTAAAGTTATCAACTAAAACATTGTGAGCCGTCTCTACATTAGAAGATGCATGCAGTGGTGTTTGTGTTGTCCCGTGACAAGAAACACAGCGGGCGCGGGTGATAGGGTAGACTGTCGTCTTAAAGGCCTCAATTGAAATCGCTCTTACTTCTGCAGATGAGAGTGTATTTGAATTATTTGGCGCTTGCCCTGTCCCTGAGCTTTTTCCATCAGCAGAGAATTTCATTGCTGATTTATTTGTCGCTTGCATCGGATTGATACACTGGTTGTATCCAATAAGGACTAGACCCAGGCATAAAAAAGATGTCAGTTTGTACTTGGTTGATCTCTTCAAAATTTAGTCCTTATTTAATCGGGTTAAAAAATAAATAACTGTTAATACTCGATCCAAACGGATTGTCTCCAACAACATCAGCAAGTTTTGACTCTTGTCCTGAAAGTGACAGGTAATTGGCCACAACCGCTTTTGAAAGGTTCGTAACACTGTTACTCACCATCGTTGCATTGGTGTCAACGGCACCGTTGTCTTTAAAAGCTCCAATTTGTCTCTTGTCAGCTGTTCTTAGAGTCGCTTTTCCAGCATGGCGGTAAAGAAGCATAAAGCTCGATGAACGCTGAGAACTGTCTCCTGTCCAAGGGATTTTTCCACGTCCATTTTGGGAGTCATCAGTAGCTCCACTTGCGGAAACACCACCATCAGTGAAGACGTAGATAAGAATGTCTTTTTGTTTTAATGAAGCAAGCTCCATCACTCGTCCGATCATTTCACCGATTTCTGAGTCGCGTGTTTCACCACTTGAGCGAGTGTTGTCATGGTAGTCATATCCACCTTTTTCTACAGTTCCCACTCCAACGTATCCATCGAGGATAAGTTTTGCCATCGTCGCTGTTCTTCTTTGATCATTGTTGTTGGCGATATTAGGGAAGGCCTGTCTGACCATTGCATCCTGAGTAGGATCAACAGCGGTCGCAGAGAAGCGATTTAATAAATCCTGAGATTGAATGTATCCACAATTGACCAGGTCTTTGATTTGATCAGGAAGGGCCTTGGCATTGAATTGCTTTAATTTCTGCGCACTCAGGTTTTCAATAGTCTTTAAAACTTTTTGCGCCTTCTCTGTTCCATAAAGTGA contains:
- a CDS encoding signal peptidase II, whose product is MFKKGILISLCLFALVLVIDFVWKAQMMTGESAHINRGFIFGTLQDLPASLTLVTLCSMGGLLVFVYVMMIILLPAELLLLKAGLGLLSGGVLGNVVDRAIHGGTLDFLPMQIPGLPPIVFNPADVFQWFGAAIIVVKLITKEKIIWYPENQRGFGLVNAKEQMKFALKFATISLCTCLVLGLFSLSYLTLTLQSINIHSKSTVIGFAISYLAITLLFTAVSFIAGLLLSQRTAGPLYAFEKYVEDLLNGDQRELKLRQGDNFKHLENVALNLKNHLNKK
- a CDS encoding general secretion pathway protein GspF; the encoded protein is MTNKNKDQNPNAPLKHENHTLQSRRDFLSQGFLTGMSFTMLPGLLPLLKMNSAHALECGFGTQEAITRIPVMIFDLSGGANLVGSNVMVGKAGGQMDFITNYESLGLPTAMHPKNAGQTNNELGLVFHNDSAILRGIRNTTAVTTRAKVEGGVFCAASNDDTQNNPHNPMYWLTKAGVVGELAPIAGTINSESGGNSMAPQSSLIPTLKPVTLNSPQDALSLVNIGRLGSLYGTEKAQKVLKTIENLSAQKLKQFNAKALPDQIKDLVNCGYIQSQDLLNRFSATAVDPTQDAMVRQAFPNIANNNDQRRTATMAKLILDGYVGVGTVEKGGYDYHDNTRSSGETRDSEIGEMIGRVMELASLKQKDILIYVFTDGGVSASGATDDSQNGRGKIPWTGDSSQRSSSFMLLYRHAGKATLRTADKRQIGAFKDNGAVDTNATMVSNSVTNLSKAVVANYLSLSGQESKLADVVGDNPFGSSINSYLFFNPIK